In one Desulfoferula mesophila genomic region, the following are encoded:
- the lipA gene encoding lipoyl synthase codes for MAQGGTPHHRPSWLVQKAPDQESLRRMRALMEGQALNTVCVEAQCPNQGECFACGTATFLILGDICTRGCRFCAVKHGRPAPIDPEEPDRLAQTAAQLGLKHVVITSVTRDDLPDQGAGQFAAAVRAVKAASPDTSVEVLIPDFQGRLELLEMVARAQPEVIAHNLETVPRFYGPVRRGAQYGRSLEVVANVKRVSAAASKSGIMLGLGERREEVLGVLSDLRGAGCDILTLGQYLAPSPEHAPVERFVPPAEFDELKREALALGFKYVAASPYVRSSYRADRAWKAVREAAGS; via the coding sequence ATGGCCCAGGGAGGCACCCCCCACCACCGGCCCTCCTGGCTGGTGCAAAAAGCGCCGGATCAGGAGAGCCTGCGCCGCATGCGCGCCCTCATGGAGGGCCAGGCCCTGAACACGGTGTGCGTGGAGGCCCAGTGCCCCAACCAGGGGGAGTGCTTTGCCTGCGGCACGGCCACCTTCCTCATCCTGGGCGATATCTGCACCAGGGGCTGCCGCTTTTGCGCGGTCAAACACGGCCGCCCCGCGCCCATCGATCCCGAGGAGCCCGACCGCCTGGCCCAAACCGCCGCCCAATTGGGCCTGAAGCACGTGGTCATCACCTCGGTGACCCGCGACGACCTGCCCGACCAGGGGGCGGGCCAGTTCGCCGCGGCGGTGCGGGCGGTAAAGGCGGCCAGTCCCGACACCAGCGTGGAGGTGCTCATCCCCGACTTCCAGGGGCGGCTGGAACTGTTGGAAATGGTGGCCCGGGCCCAGCCCGAGGTGATCGCCCACAACCTGGAGACGGTGCCCCGCTTCTACGGCCCGGTGCGCCGGGGAGCCCAATATGGGCGCTCCCTGGAGGTGGTGGCCAACGTGAAGCGGGTCTCCGCCGCGGCCAGCAAGTCGGGCATCATGCTGGGCCTGGGCGAGCGCCGCGAAGAGGTGCTGGGGGTGCTGAGCGACCTGCGCGGGGCGGGCTGCGACATCCTCACCCTGGGGCAATACCTGGCCCCCTCGCCTGAGCACGCCCCGGTGGAGCGTTTCGTGCCCCCGGCCGAGTTCGACGAGCTGAAGCGGGAGGCCCTGGCTCTGGGCTTCAAGTACGTGGCCGCCTCGCCCTATGTGCGCAGCTCCTACCGGGCCGACCGGGCCTGGAAGGCGGTGCGGGAGGCGGCCGGCTCCTAG
- a CDS encoding acyl-CoA dehydrogenase family protein: MDYDLSEEHKLIQETARRFALQEIAPLAKECDRQERYPREVVRKAAEIGLVGPTIPEEYGGPGFGFLEQALIVEQMARVDLGITQAIESAAFGSQNIAFFGTEEQKQKYLPALAAGEAIAAGAYTEPDAGTDIASARTKAVAEGDEWVITGNKMFITNGTVCDYMAVFCLTDPEAASPHQRHSLIMVESDRPGVVATPIKGKMGLRASDTAEVAFDQVRVPLDNLVGTRGQGFKQLMHFFDATRTTVACQGVGLAQGALDLAVAYAKERITFGRPLITNQAIQFTLAEMATRIELVRQATYKAAWLVDQDRPDPVLNSMAKYYAGETAVWVCNQALQIHGGYGYVDEYDISRFYRDAKILEIYEGTKEAEKMVIGRRML; this comes from the coding sequence ATGGATTATGATCTGAGCGAAGAGCACAAACTGATTCAGGAGACGGCGCGGCGTTTCGCGCTGCAAGAGATCGCCCCCCTGGCCAAGGAATGCGACCGCCAGGAGCGCTATCCCCGGGAGGTGGTGCGCAAGGCGGCGGAGATCGGCCTGGTGGGCCCCACCATCCCCGAGGAGTACGGCGGCCCGGGTTTCGGATTCCTGGAGCAGGCGCTCATCGTGGAGCAGATGGCCCGGGTGGACCTGGGCATCACCCAGGCCATCGAGTCGGCCGCCTTCGGCTCCCAGAACATCGCCTTTTTCGGCACCGAGGAGCAGAAGCAAAAGTATCTGCCCGCCCTGGCCGCGGGCGAGGCCATCGCCGCCGGAGCCTACACCGAGCCCGACGCGGGCACCGACATCGCCTCGGCCCGCACCAAGGCGGTGGCCGAAGGCGACGAGTGGGTCATCACCGGCAACAAGATGTTCATCACCAACGGCACGGTGTGCGACTACATGGCCGTGTTCTGCCTCACCGACCCCGAGGCCGCCTCGCCCCACCAGCGCCACAGCCTGATCATGGTGGAGTCGGACCGCCCCGGCGTGGTCGCCACGCCCATCAAGGGCAAGATGGGCCTCAGGGCCAGCGACACCGCCGAGGTGGCCTTTGACCAGGTGCGGGTGCCCCTGGACAACCTGGTGGGCACGCGGGGCCAGGGCTTCAAGCAGCTCATGCACTTTTTCGACGCCACCCGCACCACCGTGGCCTGCCAGGGAGTGGGCCTGGCCCAGGGGGCGTTGGACCTGGCCGTGGCCTATGCCAAGGAGCGCATCACCTTCGGCCGCCCGCTGATCACCAACCAGGCCATCCAGTTCACCCTGGCCGAGATGGCCACCCGTATCGAGCTGGTCCGCCAGGCCACCTACAAGGCCGCCTGGCTGGTGGACCAGGACCGCCCGGACCCGGTGCTCAACTCCATGGCCAAGTATTACGCCGGGGAGACGGCGGTGTGGGTGTGCAACCAGGCCCTGCAGATACACGGCGGCTACGGCTACGTGGACGAATACGACATCTCGCGCTTCTACCGCGACGCCAAGATCCTGGAGATCTACGAGGGCACCAAGGAAGCGGAGAAGATGGTCATCGGCCGCAGGATGCTCTAA
- a CDS encoding ketopantoate reductase family protein, which translates to MSETSIAVVGIGATGAVLAAALLKQRPDTVLVASSEAKAQTLKQNGLSVDGALEYQAPVRRAVGGVAALADDPPDVIILATKTFHLPRVLEDLAPVFWPSMKIVSAHNGLGTEDLIAQRFGPQAALRMSLNYGVGLESPGRVHVAFFNRPNHLGAVDEASREAGRRLAEALTQGGLDTELVPDIKLFIWKKMIMKCTMANICAVTDRTIRACLDDPPTRRIADACFQEILAVAKAKGYDLGPDYLEQVMGYLDKVGAHKDSMCVDLANRQPTEIEYLGGKVCAYAQEVGLEVHHYQVMTDLVRALENNYLKA; encoded by the coding sequence GTGTCTGAAACATCCATTGCGGTCGTGGGCATCGGCGCCACCGGCGCGGTGCTGGCCGCCGCCCTGCTAAAGCAACGCCCCGACACGGTGCTGGTGGCTTCCTCGGAGGCCAAGGCCCAAACCCTCAAGCAAAATGGCCTGAGCGTCGATGGGGCCCTGGAATACCAGGCGCCGGTGCGGCGCGCCGTGGGCGGCGTGGCCGCCCTGGCCGACGACCCGCCGGATGTGATCATCCTGGCCACCAAGACCTTTCACCTGCCCCGGGTGCTGGAGGATCTGGCCCCGGTCTTTTGGCCGAGCATGAAGATCGTCAGCGCCCACAACGGCCTGGGCACCGAGGACCTCATCGCCCAGCGCTTCGGCCCCCAGGCGGCGCTGCGCATGTCCTTGAACTACGGGGTGGGCCTGGAGTCCCCCGGCCGGGTGCACGTGGCCTTTTTCAACCGGCCCAATCACCTGGGGGCGGTGGACGAGGCCAGCCGGGAGGCGGGCCGCCGATTGGCCGAGGCCCTGACCCAGGGCGGCCTGGACACCGAGCTGGTGCCGGACATCAAGCTGTTCATCTGGAAAAAGATGATCATGAAGTGCACCATGGCCAACATCTGCGCGGTGACCGACCGCACCATCCGGGCCTGCCTGGACGACCCGCCCACCCGGCGCATCGCCGACGCCTGTTTCCAGGAGATCCTGGCCGTGGCCAAGGCCAAGGGCTATGACCTGGGGCCGGACTATCTGGAGCAGGTCATGGGCTACCTGGACAAGGTGGGGGCCCACAAGGACTCCATGTGCGTGGACCTGGCCAACCGCCAGCCCACGGAGATCGAGTACCTGGGCGGCAAGGTGTGCGCCTACGCCCAAGAGGTGGGCCTGGAGGTTCACCATTACCAGGTGATGACCGACCTGGTGCGCGCCCTGGAGAACAACTACCTCAAGGCATAG
- a CDS encoding MarR family winged helix-turn-helix transcriptional regulator, translating into MSISRYRSSLSVDEKVLMSMVRVSELFKKTASEIFKNYGLTFTQYNVLRVLNASEDGTNTITKVSKILLVTGANMTGVAKRMERDGFLLRKRYSQDERVTLLEITPKGRKALENIQPEKEKHIDNFVGELSGEEKTHVLALLKQIYSKNESK; encoded by the coding sequence ATGAGCATCAGCCGGTATCGCAGCAGCCTCAGCGTGGATGAAAAAGTTTTAATGAGCATGGTCCGGGTTTCCGAACTGTTCAAGAAAACCGCCTCGGAAATATTCAAGAATTACGGCCTTACCTTCACCCAGTACAACGTGCTTCGGGTGCTCAACGCCTCGGAGGACGGCACCAACACCATCACCAAGGTGAGCAAGATATTGCTGGTTACCGGGGCCAACATGACCGGGGTGGCCAAGCGCATGGAGCGCGACGGCTTTTTGCTGCGCAAGCGCTACAGCCAGGACGAGCGGGTCACCTTGCTGGAGATCACCCCCAAGGGCAGAAAGGCTCTGGAAAACATCCAGCCGGAAAAGGAAAAGCACATCGACAACTTCGTGGGCGAACTCTCCGGTGAGGAAAAAACCCACGTCCTGGCCTTGCTCAAGCAGATCTACAGCAAAAACGAAAGCAAGTAG
- a CDS encoding FAD-binding oxidoreductase, with protein MPKVTEKVSKAAYNALQNIVGPEWVTDDVAITESYVKGGEIHDCIYQRGQQPPGVVVMPKDTEEVQKIVKVCMRYHLPYTPIGAFWGVHCGGKVPFHVSIDLSRMRSLEWDEKHMVAIVGPGQIHSPLQAEAQERGMYTMTPGGGSQAAVIGNMLTCNYSPLNYRLGLATRRILGVEWVLPNGEVIRLGSLATSDDPYWGEGPGPDLRGLLRGYLGWWGKVGIITKMAIKMHPLFLPERMQPVERGMLSTLEFPDNRIKWYNFRMPSEEAMRKAMREISRCEIGAAVMRVPTIWRYRGKSHSREDFWSKWGPDEAKIRSSRATSSVCRVLLIGYTSEEQLQYEESVLMDIMNGLGAELGRTKQSDQSWIKNADSAGMWWPAGGYVSVEFVVETLEHSFARGKTLLKEKESKFTPPLVDEYGEEGWIQMTDMGHTSYFEFLIQWDPEHPLGKYESGEYKAWEHWVASQRTAIDHGQFTANIGSLSVMGLTGPAFGPNYGEIYDKVRQAVDPLDISNPPLDLHDRVIDEFAPKWKEDYNFQTWSELMHDGKEWWKVLTSRDIEWKDCLPEWYWDRDDKEIG; from the coding sequence ATGCCCAAAGTTACCGAGAAGGTATCCAAGGCGGCTTACAACGCCCTGCAAAACATAGTTGGACCCGAGTGGGTCACCGACGACGTGGCCATCACCGAGAGCTACGTCAAGGGCGGCGAGATCCACGACTGCATCTATCAGCGCGGCCAGCAGCCCCCCGGCGTGGTGGTCATGCCCAAGGACACCGAAGAGGTGCAGAAGATCGTCAAGGTCTGCATGCGCTACCACCTGCCCTACACCCCCATCGGAGCCTTCTGGGGGGTGCACTGCGGCGGTAAGGTGCCCTTCCACGTATCCATCGACCTGTCGCGCATGCGCTCGTTGGAGTGGGACGAAAAGCACATGGTGGCCATCGTGGGGCCGGGCCAGATCCACTCGCCCCTGCAGGCCGAGGCCCAGGAGCGGGGCATGTACACCATGACCCCAGGCGGCGGCTCCCAGGCTGCGGTGATCGGCAACATGCTCACCTGCAACTACTCGCCCCTCAACTACCGCCTGGGTCTGGCCACCCGGCGCATCCTGGGTGTGGAGTGGGTGCTGCCCAACGGCGAGGTGATCCGCCTGGGCTCGTTGGCCACCAGTGACGACCCCTACTGGGGCGAGGGCCCCGGCCCGGACCTGCGCGGCCTGCTGCGCGGTTATCTGGGCTGGTGGGGCAAGGTGGGCATCATCACCAAGATGGCCATCAAGATGCACCCCCTGTTCTTGCCTGAGCGCATGCAGCCGGTGGAGCGGGGCATGCTTTCCACCCTGGAGTTTCCGGACAACCGCATCAAGTGGTACAACTTCCGCATGCCCTCGGAGGAGGCCATGCGCAAGGCCATGCGCGAGATCTCCCGCTGCGAGATCGGCGCGGCGGTCATGCGCGTGCCCACCATCTGGCGCTACCGGGGCAAGTCGCACTCCCGCGAGGACTTCTGGAGCAAGTGGGGGCCCGACGAGGCCAAGATCCGCTCTTCCCGGGCCACCAGCTCAGTCTGCCGGGTGCTCTTAATCGGCTACACCAGCGAGGAGCAGCTCCAGTACGAGGAATCGGTGCTCATGGACATCATGAACGGGCTGGGCGCCGAGTTGGGCCGTACCAAGCAGTCGGACCAATCCTGGATCAAGAACGCCGACTCGGCGGGCATGTGGTGGCCGGCCGGCGGCTACGTGTCGGTGGAGTTCGTGGTGGAGACCCTGGAGCACTCCTTTGCCCGGGGCAAGACCCTGCTCAAGGAAAAGGAGTCCAAGTTCACCCCGCCCTTGGTGGACGAGTACGGCGAGGAGGGCTGGATCCAGATGACCGACATGGGTCACACCAGCTACTTCGAGTTCCTCATCCAGTGGGACCCGGAGCACCCCCTGGGCAAGTACGAATCCGGCGAGTACAAGGCCTGGGAACACTGGGTGGCCAGCCAGCGCACCGCCATCGACCACGGCCAGTTCACCGCCAACATCGGCAGCCTGAGCGTCATGGGCCTCACCGGCCCGGCCTTCGGCCCCAACTACGGCGAGATCTACGACAAGGTGCGCCAGGCGGTGGACCCCCTGGACATCTCCAACCCGCCCCTGGACCTGCACGACCGGGTCATCGACGAGTTCGCCCCCAAGTGGAAGGAGGACTACAACTTCCAGACCTGGAGCGAGCTGATGCACGATGGCAAGGAGTGGTGGAAGGTGCTCACCAGCCGGGACATCGAGTGGAAGGACTGCCTGCCGGAGTGGTACTGGGACCGCGACGACAAGGAAATTGGTTGA
- a CDS encoding 3-isopropylmalate dehydrogenase: MTDYAIANLPGDGVGQEIAQEAMKILAAAGDKFGFTCRVESFDWGCDYYLKHGEMGPADKLTTLKDFDAIFLGCIGDAAKVPDHVSLTILLEIRKGFDQYVNLRPIKLYPGVATPIRTATPESVDFVVVRENTEGEYSGTGGFFKPEAPEGFAFQTAVFSRKGCDRVIRYAFELARERRGRVEGDRVGMLTNCTKSNALNYSMVYWDKIYREVAADYPDIKQDLALVDAMTMWMVKNPEYFDVVVASNLFGDIITDLGAMLQGGMGFAAGGNINPERKFPSMFEPIHGSAPKYAGLGVVNPIASIESVRMMLEHLGQAEASRAVQDAVTQVLSQGAVRTKDMGGTASTAQVGDAVKAALLA; this comes from the coding sequence ATGACCGACTATGCTATAGCCAATCTGCCCGGAGACGGGGTGGGCCAGGAAATCGCCCAAGAGGCCATGAAGATCCTGGCCGCCGCGGGCGACAAGTTCGGCTTTACCTGCCGAGTGGAAAGCTTCGACTGGGGTTGCGATTATTACCTCAAGCACGGCGAGATGGGCCCCGCGGACAAGCTCACCACCCTCAAGGACTTTGACGCCATCTTCCTGGGCTGCATCGGCGACGCGGCCAAGGTGCCGGACCACGTCTCGCTCACCATCCTCCTGGAGATCCGCAAGGGCTTCGACCAGTACGTCAACCTTAGGCCCATCAAGCTCTACCCCGGGGTGGCCACCCCCATACGCACCGCCACCCCCGAGAGCGTGGACTTCGTGGTGGTGCGCGAGAACACCGAAGGCGAATACTCCGGCACCGGCGGCTTTTTCAAGCCCGAGGCGCCCGAGGGCTTCGCCTTCCAGACCGCCGTCTTCTCGCGCAAGGGCTGCGACCGGGTGATCCGCTACGCCTTCGAGCTGGCCCGTGAACGCCGGGGCCGGGTGGAGGGAGACCGGGTGGGCATGCTCACCAACTGCACCAAGTCCAACGCCCTCAACTACTCCATGGTCTATTGGGACAAGATCTACCGCGAGGTGGCGGCGGACTATCCGGACATCAAGCAGGATCTGGCCCTGGTGGACGCCATGACCATGTGGATGGTGAAAAACCCCGAGTATTTCGACGTGGTGGTGGCCTCCAACCTCTTCGGCGACATCATCACCGACCTGGGGGCCATGCTGCAGGGGGGCATGGGCTTTGCCGCCGGGGGCAACATCAACCCGGAGAGGAAGTTCCCCTCCATGTTCGAGCCCATCCACGGCTCGGCCCCCAAATACGCGGGCCTGGGGGTGGTCAACCCCATCGCCTCCATAGAGTCGGTGCGCATGATGCTGGAGCATCTGGGCCAGGCCGAGGCGTCCCGGGCGGTGCAGGACGCGGTGACCCAGGTCCTGTCCCAGGGCGCGGTGCGCACCAAGGACATGGGCGGCACGGCGAGCACCGCCCAGGTGGGCGACGCGGTGAAGGCGGCCCTCCTGGCCTGA
- a CDS encoding FAD-binding oxidoreductase codes for MQIKAKLAEIVGKEHVDTTRKALLPYAKDHSLLECNGLADAVVWPDTAEQVQKIVQLANEIKMPVIPASSRQHFHGSTLPKMGGIIVDLKRMNRILDFDVPDRLVRIEPGVTWGQLQPELMKIGHRMVMPLMPLADSSVVASLLEREVPTNPRYEYGEPMTSNEVIWGSGMRFRTGSASVPGFPDKADSKGGNPEGPGTNWYRFFQGAEGTMGVVTWSIVKFEYLPEIDKTYFITFDDIGAAVEPLYQMQRRMIGNECLLINNQVGALIFGDGSDKTYQALKRQLPPWFIVLVLSGPPRSPEAKLAYEKKALDEVCANQPGVVRVDESLAGAVGLERKLPDMLRNPWPAERTWWKHQLKGECEDLLFIAKMEQAAAFTELVTETAGAHGYDVRQMGVYLQPIEQGRACHLEYQFYYDPDDADEKAMVKALYMDAAAKLLAQGAFFSRPYGLLSPMVFEKARGYTNTITRVKEVLDPNYVMCPGNVCF; via the coding sequence ATGCAAATCAAGGCGAAGCTGGCGGAGATAGTGGGGAAGGAGCATGTGGACACCACCCGCAAAGCCCTGCTCCCCTATGCCAAGGACCATAGCCTGTTGGAGTGCAACGGCTTGGCCGATGCGGTGGTGTGGCCGGACACCGCCGAACAGGTGCAGAAGATCGTCCAACTGGCCAACGAGATCAAGATGCCCGTGATCCCGGCAAGTTCGCGGCAGCATTTCCACGGCTCCACCCTGCCCAAGATGGGCGGGATCATCGTGGATCTCAAGCGCATGAACCGCATCCTGGACTTTGACGTGCCCGACCGTTTGGTGCGCATCGAGCCGGGGGTCACCTGGGGCCAGTTGCAGCCGGAGCTGATGAAGATCGGCCACCGCATGGTGATGCCCCTGATGCCCCTGGCCGACAGTTCGGTGGTGGCCAGCCTTTTGGAGCGCGAGGTGCCCACCAACCCCCGCTACGAGTACGGCGAACCCATGACCTCCAACGAGGTGATCTGGGGCTCGGGCATGCGCTTCCGCACCGGCTCGGCCAGCGTGCCGGGCTTCCCGGACAAGGCCGACTCCAAGGGCGGCAACCCCGAGGGGCCGGGCACCAACTGGTACCGCTTCTTCCAGGGGGCCGAGGGCACCATGGGAGTGGTCACCTGGTCCATCGTCAAGTTCGAGTATCTGCCCGAGATCGACAAGACCTACTTCATCACCTTTGACGACATCGGCGCGGCCGTCGAGCCCCTGTACCAGATGCAGCGGCGCATGATCGGCAACGAGTGCCTGTTGATCAACAACCAGGTGGGGGCACTGATCTTCGGCGACGGCAGCGACAAGACCTACCAGGCCCTCAAGCGCCAGTTGCCGCCCTGGTTCATCGTGCTGGTGCTCTCCGGGCCGCCGCGCTCGCCGGAGGCCAAGCTGGCCTACGAGAAAAAGGCCCTGGACGAGGTGTGCGCCAACCAACCCGGGGTTGTCCGGGTGGACGAGTCCCTGGCCGGGGCGGTGGGCCTGGAGCGCAAGCTGCCGGACATGCTGCGCAACCCCTGGCCCGCCGAGCGCACCTGGTGGAAGCACCAGCTCAAGGGCGAATGCGAGGACCTCTTGTTTATCGCCAAGATGGAGCAGGCGGCGGCCTTCACCGAGCTGGTGACCGAGACCGCCGGGGCCCACGGCTACGACGTGCGCCAGATGGGGGTGTATCTGCAGCCCATCGAGCAGGGCCGGGCCTGCCACCTGGAGTACCAGTTCTACTACGACCCGGACGATGCCGACGAAAAGGCCATGGTCAAGGCGCTCTATATGGACGCGGCGGCCAAGTTGTTGGCGCAAGGGGCCTTCTTCTCCCGGCCCTACGGCCTGCTTTCGCCCATGGTGTTCGAAAAGGCCCGCGGCTACACCAACACCATCACCCGGGTGAAAGAGGTGCTGGACCCCAACTACGTCATGTGCCCCGGCAATGTCTGTTTCTAA
- a CDS encoding (Fe-S)-binding protein → MIVEGSLELKDYMYEMRRCMRCASCKWLDHIYMPDNRFVYRCPSYGKYYFSKVAYGRLKLGLALTEDRLKDSPGMKDMVFQCLMCGACDSGCKRNLDLEINYSLEALRGHMVESGRYPKQHQKLIDNVVKSKNRYGLPAKERTAWKPTKAKKKADTVYFAGCGASYKQTQVAQATDKILGKLGGYMLLPGEQCCGHPLFAMGHFEAFKKQMEMNLKALAKTGAKRLVTACAECYKTWKVDYPRLMKKSTCDLPFEVVHITELVDEALGKGELELKGKLDMKLAWHDPCNLGRMSEPYTHWEGDRGQWGCLEPAKGFEAKQFNRGTAGTYEAPRNILKALQGVELVELKRHHEFSWCCGGHGGVPEAYPDLAAYAVDERLEEAKAVGAEAVVSACPYCKEQFEAGQKKRDHQVQVFDITELIAQAL, encoded by the coding sequence ATGATCGTGGAAGGATCGTTGGAGCTCAAAGATTACATGTACGAAATGCGCCGGTGCATGCGCTGCGCCAGCTGCAAGTGGCTCGACCACATCTACATGCCTGACAATCGTTTCGTGTACCGCTGCCCCAGCTACGGCAAGTACTACTTCTCCAAGGTGGCCTACGGCCGCCTCAAGCTGGGCCTGGCCCTTACCGAGGATCGCCTCAAAGACTCGCCGGGCATGAAGGACATGGTGTTCCAGTGCCTGATGTGCGGGGCCTGTGACAGCGGCTGCAAGCGCAACCTGGACCTGGAGATCAACTACTCCCTGGAGGCCCTGCGCGGCCACATGGTGGAGAGCGGGCGCTACCCCAAGCAGCACCAGAAGCTCATCGACAACGTGGTGAAGAGCAAGAACCGCTACGGCCTGCCCGCCAAGGAGCGCACCGCCTGGAAGCCGACCAAGGCCAAGAAGAAGGCAGACACGGTGTACTTCGCGGGCTGCGGCGCCTCCTACAAACAGACCCAGGTGGCCCAGGCCACCGACAAGATCCTGGGCAAGCTGGGCGGCTACATGCTGCTGCCCGGCGAGCAGTGCTGCGGCCATCCCCTGTTCGCCATGGGTCACTTTGAGGCCTTCAAGAAGCAGATGGAGATGAACCTCAAGGCCTTGGCCAAGACCGGGGCCAAGCGCTTGGTCACCGCCTGCGCCGAGTGCTACAAGACCTGGAAGGTGGACTATCCCCGCCTGATGAAAAAGAGCACCTGTGATCTGCCCTTCGAGGTGGTGCACATCACCGAACTGGTGGACGAGGCCCTGGGCAAGGGCGAACTGGAGCTCAAAGGCAAGCTGGACATGAAGCTGGCCTGGCACGACCCCTGTAACCTGGGCCGCATGTCCGAGCCTTACACCCACTGGGAGGGCGACCGCGGCCAGTGGGGCTGTTTGGAGCCGGCCAAGGGGTTCGAGGCCAAGCAGTTCAACCGGGGCACCGCCGGCACCTACGAGGCTCCCCGCAACATCTTGAAGGCCCTGCAAGGGGTGGAGCTGGTGGAGCTCAAGCGGCACCACGAGTTTTCCTGGTGCTGCGGCGGCCATGGCGGGGTGCCCGAGGCCTACCCCGACCTGGCGGCCTACGCGGTGGACGAGAGGCTGGAGGAGGCCAAGGCCGTGGGCGCCGAGGCCGTGGTGAGCGCCTGCCCCTACTGCAAGGAGCAGTTCGAGGCGGGCCAGAAGAAGCGGGACCACCAGGTCCAGGTCTTCGACATCACCGAGCTGATCGCCCAGGCGCTTTAG
- a CDS encoding B12-binding domain-containing radical SAM protein, giving the protein MADVLLIDTNTTPFNEAFPVYPIGLDYLQGALADSGRGTAKILDLTRAGGPLASRDLGQRGARSLALIQKAVASQPWEVIGLSLRNIDSTYPVQEGGAELHHYLPQLIAYLDCVQAAAAPDTHVLLGGTGFSMMPEAFLEGRPATWHGLVGPAESALVGAVEAIAAGEPVARLERAQGGEAMGRLQNRELLARYLELPIGEGTFGVRSKVGCGSACGYCPYPLINGPGQRLKDPRAVLEEIGLLAEVHGGRSLPLRFMFADDIFNRPLEHAKAVVAAMRSEGIVPYSWHAYLDPAQIDREFLELIKDTNGWCRHEHPDGSGGRAMFFPFDLESGSDRMLARLGKPYDTAGLQASVEAFKEAAAGWLRGGELDHVAFGFHLLLGYPGENEASVAETCELINRARPRQVAVQLGVRVYPHTPLARRTWGELWREEKDLYQPVFVPVDEQAVLGWLRRYLDAAYDRLSRKGNMLLISREE; this is encoded by the coding sequence ATGGCCGACGTACTGCTCATCGACACCAACACCACGCCATTCAACGAGGCCTTTCCGGTCTACCCCATCGGCTTGGACTATCTGCAAGGGGCCCTGGCCGACTCCGGCCGAGGCACGGCCAAAATCCTGGACCTGACCCGGGCGGGCGGTCCCTTGGCCTCGCGCGATCTGGGCCAGCGGGGGGCGCGCAGCCTGGCCCTGATCCAAAAGGCGGTGGCTTCCCAACCCTGGGAGGTGATCGGTCTGAGCCTGCGCAACATCGACTCCACCTATCCCGTGCAAGAGGGCGGGGCGGAGCTGCACCACTATCTGCCCCAACTCATCGCCTACCTGGACTGCGTGCAAGCCGCGGCCGCGCCGGATACCCACGTGCTGCTGGGCGGCACCGGGTTTTCCATGATGCCCGAAGCCTTTCTGGAGGGGCGCCCCGCCACCTGGCACGGCCTGGTGGGCCCGGCCGAGAGCGCCTTGGTGGGCGCGGTGGAAGCCATCGCGGCGGGCGAGCCGGTGGCGCGCCTGGAGCGGGCCCAGGGCGGCGAGGCCATGGGCCGCCTGCAAAACCGCGAGTTGCTGGCCCGCTATCTGGAGCTGCCGATAGGGGAGGGCACCTTCGGGGTGCGCAGCAAGGTGGGCTGCGGCTCGGCCTGCGGCTACTGCCCCTATCCCTTGATCAACGGTCCGGGACAGCGGCTCAAGGACCCGCGGGCGGTGCTGGAGGAGATCGGGCTGTTGGCCGAGGTGCATGGGGGGCGCTCGTTACCCTTGCGCTTCATGTTCGCCGATGATATTTTCAACCGCCCTCTGGAGCACGCCAAGGCGGTGGTGGCGGCCATGCGGAGCGAGGGGATCGTCCCTTACTCCTGGCACGCCTACCTGGACCCCGCCCAGATCGACCGCGAGTTCTTGGAGCTGATCAAGGACACCAACGGGTGGTGCCGCCACGAGCATCCGGACGGCAGCGGCGGGCGAGCCATGTTTTTCCCCTTTGACCTGGAGAGCGGCAGCGACCGCATGTTGGCCCGCCTGGGCAAGCCCTACGACACCGCGGGGCTGCAGGCCTCTGTGGAGGCCTTTAAGGAGGCGGCCGCCGGCTGGCTGCGCGGGGGCGAGCTGGACCACGTGGCCTTCGGCTTCCACCTGCTCTTGGGCTACCCCGGCGAGAACGAAGCCAGCGTGGCCGAGACCTGCGAGCTGATAAACCGCGCCCGGCCCCGGCAGGTGGCCGTGCAGTTGGGGGTCAGGGTGTACCCCCACACCCCCCTGGCCCGGCGCACCTGGGGCGAGCTGTGGCGCGAGGAAAAGGACCTGTACCAGCCCGTGTTCGTGCCCGTGGACGAACAGGCGGTGCTGGGCTGGCTGCGCCGATACCTGGACGCGGCCTACGACCGCTTGAGCCGCAAGGGCAACATGCTGCTCATCAGCCGCGAAGAGTGA